In one window of Camelina sativa cultivar DH55 chromosome 15, Cs, whole genome shotgun sequence DNA:
- the LOC104744341 gene encoding putative lipid phosphate phosphatase 3, chloroplastic isoform X2, whose amino-acid sequence MARFSFPCFPNFGGFNQHRMREAQLGGHTVRSHGMTVARTHMHDWIILVLLVILEGGLLIIHPFYRFVGKDMMTDLSYPLKSNTVPIWSVPVYAMLLPLVIFIFIYFRRRDVYDLHHAVLGLLYSVLVTAVLTDAIKNAVGRPRPDFFWRCFPDGKAVYDVLGDVVCHGDKSVIREGHKSFPSGHTSWSFAGLGFLSLYLSGKIQAFDGKGHVAKLCIVILPLLFAALVGISRVDDYWHHWTDVFAGGLLGLVVSTFCYLQFFPPPYHTEGWGPYAYFQVLEAARVQGTENGAVQQPPQGDNGEEEEDGGFMGLHLVDNPSMRREEDVETGRG is encoded by the exons ATGGCTCGCTTCAGTTTTCCTTGTTTTCCGAATTTTGGGGGTTTTAATCAG CACAGGATGAGAGAGGCACAGCTAGGCGGTCACACTGTGAGGTCCCATGGAATGACTGTTGCAAGGACTCACATGCATGATTGGATCATTCTCGTGTTACTTGTTATTCTCGAGGGCGGACTCCTTATAATCCACCCGTTTTATCGCTTTGTTGGGAAAGATATGATGACTGATCTCAGTTACCCGTTAAAAAGTAACACTGTACCAATTTGGTCTGTCCCG GTATATGCGATGCTGTTGCCTTTGGTAATCTTCATCTTTATCTATTTCCGTCGAAGAGATGTTTATGATCTTCATCACGCTGTGCTAG GTCTCTTATACTCCGTTCTGGTGACAGCAGTACTTACCGATGCAATCAAGAATGCAGTTGGTCGACCACGTCCTGACTTTTTCTGGCGTTGTTTTCCCGATGGCAAAGCT GTTTATGATGTCCTCGGAGATGTTGTATGCCATGGTGATAAAAGCGTCATAAGAGAAGGGCACAAAAGCTTCCCAAGCGGGCACACCTCAT gGTCTTTTGCGGGGTTGGGGTTTCTGTCGCTTTACTTATCGGGAAAGATTCAAGCATTTGACGGTAAAGGCCATGTTGCAAAGCTATGCATAGTCATACTCCCTTTGCTATTTGCAGCTCTGGTCGGTATTTCCCGTGTTGATGACTATTGGCATCATTGGACAGACGTCTTTGCAGGAGGCTTGCTAG GTCTTGTGGTCTCTACATTCTGTTATCTTCAGTTTTTCCCGCCACCATATCACACCGAAG GTTGGGGACCATATGCTTACTTCCAAGTGTTGGAAGCTGCGAGAGTTCAAGGTACCGAGAATGGAGCGGTGCAGCAACCGCCTCAAGGTGATaacggtgaagaagaagaagacggtggGTTTATGGGTTTACATTTGGTGGATAATCCGAGTatgaggagagaagaagatgtagaAACTGGTAGAGGCTGA
- the LOC104744342 gene encoding stearoyl-[acyl-carrier-protein] 9-desaturase 2, chloroplastic, which yields MTMALLLNSTMTMARTKQTPAVAVSSPPPTCLGSSFSRRRPLRVSCVATNPRETSKETNKKTFRPIKEVPNQVTHTITQEKLEIFKSMEPWAQENLLPYLKPVETSWQPQDFLPETNDEDRFYEQVKELRDRTREIPDDYFVVLVGDMITEEALPTYQTTLNTLDGVKDETGGSLTPWAVWVRAWTAEENRHGDLLNKYLYLSGRVDMRHVERTIQYLIGSGMDSKFENNPYNGFIYTSFQERATFISHGNTARLATTYGDTTLAKICGTIAADEKRHETAYTRIVEKLFEIDPDGTVQALASMMRKRITMPAHLMHDGRDEDLFDHYAAVAQRIGVYTATDYAGILEFLLRRWEVEKLGSGLSGEGRRAQDYLCTLPQRIRRLEERANDRVKLGSKPSVSFSWIYGREVKL from the exons atgacGATGGCTTTGCTCTTGAACTCGACGATGACGATGGCTAGGACGAAGCAGACTCCAGCGGTGGCGGTATCTTCTCCACCCCCTACTTGCTTGGGATCTAGTTTTTCACGTCGTCGTCCTCTTCGAGTTTCGTGTGTTGCCACAAACCCTAG aGAAACgagtaaagaaacaaacaagaagacGTTTCGACCCATCAAAGAAGTACCAAACCAAGTGACACACACAATCACACAAGAGAAGCTCGAGATCTTCAAATCAATGGAACCTTGGGCCCAAGAAAACTTATTACCTTACCTCAAACCCGTTGAAACTTCATGGCAACCACAAGACTTCTTGCCCGAAACCAACGACGAAGACCGGTTCTACGAGCAAGTAAAAGAGCTAAGAGATCGAACGAGAGAGATCCCTGACGATTACTTTGTAGTTCTTGTCGGAGACATGATCACCGAAGAAGCGTTACCAACTTATCAAACAACTTTAAACACTCTCGACGGCGTCAAGGACGAGACCGGCGGGAGTCTAACACCGTGGGCGGTTTGGGTTAGAGCATGGACGGCAGAGGAGAACCGACACGGTGATTTGTTGAATAAGTATCTTTACTTATCAGGTCGTGTTGACATGCGACATGTTGAAAGAACTATTCAATATCTTATCGGATCCGGCATG GACTCCAAATTTGAGAACAATCCCTACAATGGCTTCATCTACACTTCGTTTCAAGAGAGAGCCACGTTCATCTCCCACGGCAACACGGCGAGGCTAGCCACGACCTACGGCGACACAACGCTCGCCAAAATCTGCGGAACAATCGCGGCGGACGAGAAACGGCACGAGACGGCTTACACAAGGATCGTCGAGAAGCTATTCGAGATAGATCCCGACGGAACCGTACAGGCTCTAGCGAGTATGATGAGGAAGCGGATCACGATGCCGGCTCATCTGATGCACGACGGACGCGACGAAGATCTGTTCGATCATTACGCCGCCGTGGCGCAGAGGATCGGGGTTTATACCGCGACGGATTACGCTGggattttggagtttttgttgCGGCGGTGGGAGGTGGAGAAGTTAGGGTCGGGTTTGTCCGGTGAAGGAAGGAGAGCACAGGACTATCTGTGTACCTTGCCGCAGAGGATCAGGAGGTTAGAGGAAAGAGCTAACGATAGAGTCAAACTTGGGTCAAAACCTTCTGTTTCATTCAGCTGGATCTACGGAAGAGAAGTTAAACTGTAA
- the LOC104744341 gene encoding putative lipid phosphate phosphatase 3, chloroplastic isoform X3 translates to MREAQLGGHTVRSHGMTVARTHMHDWIILVLLVILEGGLLIIHPFYRFVGKDMMTDLSYPLKSNTVPIWSVPVYAMLLPLVIFIFIYFRRRDVYDLHHAVLGLLYSVLVTAVLTDAIKNAVGRPRPDFFWRCFPDGKAVYDVLGDVVCHGDKSVIREGHKSFPSGHTSWSFAGLGFLSLYLSGKIQAFDGKGHVAKLCIVILPLLFAALVGISRVDDYWHHWTDVFAGGLLGLVVSTFCYLQFFPPPYHTEGWGPYAYFQVLEAARVQGTENGAVQQPPQGDNGEEEEDGGFMGLHLVDNPSMRREEDVETGRG, encoded by the exons ATGAGAGAGGCACAGCTAGGCGGTCACACTGTGAGGTCCCATGGAATGACTGTTGCAAGGACTCACATGCATGATTGGATCATTCTCGTGTTACTTGTTATTCTCGAGGGCGGACTCCTTATAATCCACCCGTTTTATCGCTTTGTTGGGAAAGATATGATGACTGATCTCAGTTACCCGTTAAAAAGTAACACTGTACCAATTTGGTCTGTCCCG GTATATGCGATGCTGTTGCCTTTGGTAATCTTCATCTTTATCTATTTCCGTCGAAGAGATGTTTATGATCTTCATCACGCTGTGCTAG GTCTCTTATACTCCGTTCTGGTGACAGCAGTACTTACCGATGCAATCAAGAATGCAGTTGGTCGACCACGTCCTGACTTTTTCTGGCGTTGTTTTCCCGATGGCAAAGCT GTTTATGATGTCCTCGGAGATGTTGTATGCCATGGTGATAAAAGCGTCATAAGAGAAGGGCACAAAAGCTTCCCAAGCGGGCACACCTCAT gGTCTTTTGCGGGGTTGGGGTTTCTGTCGCTTTACTTATCGGGAAAGATTCAAGCATTTGACGGTAAAGGCCATGTTGCAAAGCTATGCATAGTCATACTCCCTTTGCTATTTGCAGCTCTGGTCGGTATTTCCCGTGTTGATGACTATTGGCATCATTGGACAGACGTCTTTGCAGGAGGCTTGCTAG GTCTTGTGGTCTCTACATTCTGTTATCTTCAGTTTTTCCCGCCACCATATCACACCGAAG GTTGGGGACCATATGCTTACTTCCAAGTGTTGGAAGCTGCGAGAGTTCAAGGTACCGAGAATGGAGCGGTGCAGCAACCGCCTCAAGGTGATaacggtgaagaagaagaagacggtggGTTTATGGGTTTACATTTGGTGGATAATCCGAGTatgaggagagaagaagatgtagaAACTGGTAGAGGCTGA
- the LOC104744341 gene encoding putative lipid phosphate phosphatase 3, chloroplastic isoform X1, translating into MARFSFPCFPNFGGFNQAVTNRGPEISETANNLVSPSDIPLIEPNSKEHRMREAQLGGHTVRSHGMTVARTHMHDWIILVLLVILEGGLLIIHPFYRFVGKDMMTDLSYPLKSNTVPIWSVPVYAMLLPLVIFIFIYFRRRDVYDLHHAVLGLLYSVLVTAVLTDAIKNAVGRPRPDFFWRCFPDGKAVYDVLGDVVCHGDKSVIREGHKSFPSGHTSWSFAGLGFLSLYLSGKIQAFDGKGHVAKLCIVILPLLFAALVGISRVDDYWHHWTDVFAGGLLGLVVSTFCYLQFFPPPYHTEGWGPYAYFQVLEAARVQGTENGAVQQPPQGDNGEEEEDGGFMGLHLVDNPSMRREEDVETGRG; encoded by the exons ATGGCTCGCTTCAGTTTTCCTTGTTTTCCGAATTTTGGGGGTTTTAATCAG GCTGTGACAAACCGGGGGCCTGAGATTTCAGAAACTGCTAATAATTTGGTCTCACCATCTGACATTCCACTCATAGAACCTAATAGTAAAGAG CACAGGATGAGAGAGGCACAGCTAGGCGGTCACACTGTGAGGTCCCATGGAATGACTGTTGCAAGGACTCACATGCATGATTGGATCATTCTCGTGTTACTTGTTATTCTCGAGGGCGGACTCCTTATAATCCACCCGTTTTATCGCTTTGTTGGGAAAGATATGATGACTGATCTCAGTTACCCGTTAAAAAGTAACACTGTACCAATTTGGTCTGTCCCG GTATATGCGATGCTGTTGCCTTTGGTAATCTTCATCTTTATCTATTTCCGTCGAAGAGATGTTTATGATCTTCATCACGCTGTGCTAG GTCTCTTATACTCCGTTCTGGTGACAGCAGTACTTACCGATGCAATCAAGAATGCAGTTGGTCGACCACGTCCTGACTTTTTCTGGCGTTGTTTTCCCGATGGCAAAGCT GTTTATGATGTCCTCGGAGATGTTGTATGCCATGGTGATAAAAGCGTCATAAGAGAAGGGCACAAAAGCTTCCCAAGCGGGCACACCTCAT gGTCTTTTGCGGGGTTGGGGTTTCTGTCGCTTTACTTATCGGGAAAGATTCAAGCATTTGACGGTAAAGGCCATGTTGCAAAGCTATGCATAGTCATACTCCCTTTGCTATTTGCAGCTCTGGTCGGTATTTCCCGTGTTGATGACTATTGGCATCATTGGACAGACGTCTTTGCAGGAGGCTTGCTAG GTCTTGTGGTCTCTACATTCTGTTATCTTCAGTTTTTCCCGCCACCATATCACACCGAAG GTTGGGGACCATATGCTTACTTCCAAGTGTTGGAAGCTGCGAGAGTTCAAGGTACCGAGAATGGAGCGGTGCAGCAACCGCCTCAAGGTGATaacggtgaagaagaagaagacggtggGTTTATGGGTTTACATTTGGTGGATAATCCGAGTatgaggagagaagaagatgtagaAACTGGTAGAGGCTGA
- the LOC104747969 gene encoding putative UPF0481 protein At3g02645 has protein sequence MLPKRPIISSTEQHSFDETRWVIDVRKSLDAELEEHDLEQVTVSIFNVPKALMCSHPDSYTPHRVSIGPYYCLRPELHEMERYKLMIARKIRNQCNNSSFRFHDLVERLQSMEIKIRACYHKYIGFNGETLLWIMAVDSSFLIEFLKIYSFKKVETLINRVGHNEILRDIMMIENQIPLFVLRKTLEFQLGSIESADDLLVSVLTGLCKDLSPLVISFEDDEILKAQCHECNHILDFLYQMIVPRIEEEEELIEEEENRVNDNGGNRAVRFLREIKQQFKRVFASQTADLILRFPWRIISNLPGFMALKLSADYLFTRQEHEAATTATSGSDPDIEKPPLVEELAIPSVSDLHKAGVRFKPTTNGNVSTVSFDSNSGQFHLPVINLDINTETVLRNLVAYEASNTSGPLVFTRYTELINGIIDSEEDVRLLREQGVLVSRLKSDKEAAEMWNGMSKSVRLTKVGFLDKTIEDVNRYYTGRWKVKIGRLVEVYVYGSWQILAFLAAVLLLMLVSLQLFSLVFGTLLRLRTG, from the coding sequence ATGTTACCTAAAAGACCAATTATTTCATCTACAGAGCAACACAGCTTTGACGAAACTCGATGGGTCATCGATGTCCGGAAATCACTCGACGCAGAGCTAGAAGAACACGATCTCGAACAAGTCACAGTCAGCATTTTCAATGTTCCTAAAGCATTAATGTGTAGCCATCCAGATTCATACACACCTCACCGGGTTTCGATCGGACCTTATTACTGTCTAAGACCAGAGCTACACGAAATGGAGAGGTATAAACTAATGATCGCGAGAAAAATTCGAAACCAATGTAATAATAGCTCTTTCAGGTTTCATGATCTTGTAGAGAGATTACAATCCATGGAGATTAAGATTCGAGCTTGTTATCATAAGTATATAGGGTTTAACGGAGAGACACTGTTGTGGATCATGGCGGTAGATTCATCGTTCTTGATCGAGTTTCTTAAGATTTACAGTTTTAAAAAGGTGGAGACTTTGATTAACAGAGTTGGTCATAACGAGATTCTTAGAGATATAATGATGATTGAGAATCAAATCCCTCTTTTCGTTTTGAGGAAAACACTCGAGTTTCAGCTTGGATCGATCGAATCAGCTGATGATCTCTTGGTCTCTGTTCTTACGGGACTATGCAAAGATCTCTCTCCTCTAGTTATCAGTTTCGAAGATGATGAGATTTTAAAGGCTCAGTGTCATGAGTGTAATCATATCCTAGACTTCTTGTATCAAATGATCGTTCcgagaatcgaagaagaagaagaactaatcgaagaagaagaaaacagagtaaacgACAATGGCGGAAACAGAGCAGTTAGGTTTCTGAGAGAGATTAAGCAACAGTTCAAAAGGGTTTTCGCGTCTCAAACTGCGGATCTAATCTTGAGATTTCCTTGGAGAATCATATCAAATCTTCCTGGCTTCATGGCTCTGAAACTCTCAGCTGATTACCTCTTCACAAGACAAGAACAcgaagcagcaacaacagcaacatCGGGTTCAGACCCTGATATCGAAAAGCCTCCTCTTGTGGAAGAACTCGCAATCCCATCAGTCTCAGATCTCCACAAAGCCGGAGTTCGAttcaaaccaacaacaaacgGTAACGTTTCAACGGTATCATTCGATTCAAACTCGGGTCAGTTTCACCTCCCTGTTATAAACCTAGACATCAACACAGAAACAGTTCTTAGAAACCTCGTCGCTTACGAAGCTTCAAACACCTCAGGACCATTAGTGTTCACTCGTTACACAGAGCTCATTAACGGAATAATCGATTCGGAAGAAGACGTCAGGTTGCTTAGAGAACAAGGCGTGCTTGTGAGCCGTCTCAAGAGTGATAAAGAAGCGGCAGAGATGTGGAATGGTATGAGCAAGTCTGTTAGGTTGACCAAAGTTGGGTTTTTGGATAAGACTATTGAAGATGTTAACCGTTATTATACCGGACGGTGGAAAGTGAAGATTGGAAGATTGGTTGAGGTTTATGTTTACGGTTCTTGGCAGATTCTTGCGTTTTTGGCTgcggttttgttgttgatgttggttTCTTTGCAACTGTTCTCTTTGGTGTTTGGCACCTTGCTTCGGTTAAGAACCGGTtag
- the LOC104744343 gene encoding stearoyl-[acyl-carrier-protein] 9-desaturase 5, chloroplastic-like — protein sequence MAIAMDRIVFSPSSYVFRPCQVRGSRSSRIFMASTIRSAATEVTNGRKLYIPPREVHVQVKHSMPPEKLEIFKSLEGWADETLLTYLKPVEKSWQPTDFLPEPESEGFYDQVKELRERCKELPDDYFVVLVGDMITEEALPTYQTMLNTLDGVRDETGASPTPWAIWTRAWTAEENRHGDLLNKYLYLSGRVDMRQIEKTIQYLIGSGMDPKTENNPYLGFIYTSFQERATFISHGNTARLAKDRGDLKLAQICGTIAADEKRHETAYTKIVEKLFEIDADGTILGLADMMKKKISMPAHLMYDGQDDNLFEHFSTVAQRLGIYTAKDYADILEFLVERWNVETLSGLSSEGHRAQDFVCGLPTRIRKIEERAQGRAKEASKNIPFSWIFGRNIRA from the exons atGGCGATTGCTATGGATCGGATCGTCTTCTCCCCTTCATCTTACGTCTTTCGTCCTTGTCAAGTTAGGGGATCCAGATCTTCTAGAATTTTCATGGCTTCTACGATTCGCTCTGCCGCTAC gGAGGTTACGAATGGAAGGAAACTGTATATCCCTCCTAGAGAGGTGCATGTCCAAGTGAAACATTCAATGCCGCCAGAAAAGTTGGAGATCTTTAAGTCTTTAGAAGGATGGGCTGATGAGACCCTCTTGACTTATTTGAAACCTGTTGAGAAATCATGGCAGCCGACTGATTTTCTTCCGGAACCTGAATCGGAAGGTTTCTATGACCAAGTCAAGGAGTTGAGAGAAAGGTGTAAGGAACTTCCTGATGACTATTTTGTGGTGCTTGTTGGGGATATGATCACTGAAGAAGCACTTCCTACTTACCAGACCATGTTGAACACCTTGGATGGAGTTAGGGATGAGACAGGAGCAAGTCCTACTCCTTGGGCTATATGGACCAGGGCTTGGACTGCTGAGGAGAATAGACATGGTGATCTTCTTAACAAGTATCTTTATCTTTCTGGTCGTGTAGACATGAGGCAGATTGAGAAGACAATTCAGTATCTGATTGGTTCTGGAATG GAtccaaaaactgaaaacaatcCTTACTTGGGTTTCATCTACACATCCTTTCAAGAAAGAGCGACCTTCATCTCTCATGGAAACACTGCCAGGCTAGCGAAAGATCGTGGAGATCTGAAACTTGCGCAGATATGCGGGACCATTGCTGCTGATGAGAAGCGTCATGAGACTGCTTACACCAAGATTGTAGAGAAGCTCTTTGAAATTGACGCTGATGGCACGATCTTGGGCTTGGCTGatatgatgaagaaaaagatcTCAATGCCTGCACATTTAATGTATGATGGCCAAGATGATAACCTGTTTGAGCACTTTTCAACTGTTGCCCAGAGGCTTGGTATCTACACAGCCAAGGACTATGCTGATATTCTGGAGTTTCTTGTTGAACGGTGGAATGTGGAGACTTTGTCAGGCCTTTCTAGTGAAGGACACAGGGCCCAG GACTTTGTCTGCGGACTACCTACAAGAATCCGCAAAATTGAAGAGAGAGCTCAAGGAAGAGCCAAAGAAGCATCCAAAAACATACCATTCAGCTGGATATTTGGTAGAAATATCAGGGCTTAA
- the LOC104744344 gene encoding uncharacterized protein LOC104744344, translated as MGLIPQPQESSFYTHKLFLFSNYVLLGASSSCIFLTLSLRLIPSLCGFFLILLHATTIAAAVSGCAAASYGKNRWYAAHMITTVLTAIFQGSVSVLIFTNTSNFLESLNSYVREKEASMILKLAGGLCVVIFCLEWIVLVLAFFLKYYAYVEGDGNGVAMKRTGKVQSDFEV; from the coding sequence ATGGGTTTAATTCCTCAGCCACAAGAATCTAGCTTCTACACCCAtaaactcttcctcttctcaaaCTACGTCCTCCTTGGTGCATCCTCAAGCTGCATCTTCCTCACACTCTCTCTCCGTTTAATCCCTTCACTCTGTGGTTTCTTCCTAATCCTCCTCCACGCCACCACAATCGCAGCTGCTGTCTCTGGCTGTGCAGCCGCATCTTATGGCAAGAACCGGTGGTACGCAGCTCACATGATCACTACTGTCCTTACAGCCATTTTCCAAGGCTCAGTCTCTGTTCTCATCTTCACCAACACTTCCAACTTCCTCGAGAGCCTTAACTCTTATGTCCGTGAGAAAGAAGCGTCTATGATCTTGAAACTAGCTGGCGGGCTCTGTGTTGTGATCTTTTGCCTTGAGTGGATCGTTCTTGTTCTCGCCTTCTTCTTGAAGTACTATGCTTATGTCGAAGGTGATGGTAATGGAGTTGCTATGAAGAGGACTGGTAAGGTTCAGAGTGACTTCGAAGTTTGA
- the LOC104744345 gene encoding pentatricopeptide repeat-containing protein At3g02650, mitochondrial-like — translation MLRSLLWRSQNATRNLAVTRFSKKKTQTPSLNSISRFSYLESSGDASPRNIRFFSASTPTEENPVSLPTDEIPISSAAAEITLEKSNLSDLGVAESGDFDVNGGLSVEAIGGVGEDGDSEIVVVEGSEDGSVVEMGDSQVSEVYQFDDEKLESVLSLLRSDEESLEVGLKALNVDLHLDFVVRVFESPGISGKNLIRFLKWATENEEITVTTSLVESLLVAITSDTRRMDAYSLWDLVKEIGEKENSCVLNLEILNELIALFGKIGKSKAAFDVFSKTEEFGFTPNAKTYYLTLEALCKRSFMDWACSVCEKMLKSGVLPEGEQIGNIITWFCKEGKAEEAYSVYEMAKTKEKFPPPRSVATLISALSKNNGTITFAQELLGDLSGEARRQGIKPFSDVIHSLCRMRNVKDAKSLLLDMISKGPAPGNAVFNLIVHACSRSGDLDEAKEVLKLMESRGLKPDVYTYTVIISGYAKGGLMSEAQEILAEAKKKHKKLSPVTYHALIRGYCKIEEYDEALELLKEMDRFGVQPNADEYNKLIQSFCLKALDWEKAEMLFEEMKQKGLHLNAITQGLIRAVKEMESEAKVTENENLLAEA, via the coding sequence ATGTTGAGATCCCTTTTGTGGAGATCGCAAAATGCGACTCGGAACCTCGCCGTGACTCGattctcgaagaagaagacacagacTCCATCGCTAAACTCCATTTCCAGATTCTCATACCTCGAGTCGTCTGGAGATGCTTCTCCTCGAAACATCAGGTTCTTCTCCGCGAGCACTCCTACGGAAGAGAACCCAGTCTCGTTACCTACGGATGAGATCCCAATCTCGTCAGCCGCCGCAGAGATTACTCTTGAAAAATCGAATCTTTCGGATTTGGGTGTTGCAGAAAGTGGCGATTTTGATGTAAATGGCGGTCTCTCTGTTGAAGCCATTGGTGGTGTTGGTGAAGATGGAGATTCAGAGATTGTTGTGGTTGAAGGTTCTGAAGATGGATCCGTTGTAGAAATGGGGGATTCTCAGGTTAGCGAGGTGTACCAATTTGATGACGAAAAGTTAGAATCTGTCCTGTCTCTGTTACGGAGTGATGAGGAATCCTTGGAGGTTGGTCTTAAGGCGCTTAATGTAGACTTGCACTTAGATTTTGTGGTAAGAGTGTTTGAATCCCCAGGGATTTCAGGTAAGAATTTGATTAGGTTTTTGAAATGGGCAACTGAGAATGAAGAGATTACTGTTACCACCTCACTTGTGGAGTCTCTTCTTGTAGCCATTACTAGTGATACACGTAGAATGGATGCTTATAGTTTGTGGGATTTGGTTAAGGAGATTGGTGAGAAGGAGAATAGTTGTGTTTTGAATTTGGAGATATTGAATGAATTGATTGCCTTGTTTGGGAAAATTGGTAAATCCAAAGCTGCTTTTGATGTGTTTAGTAAAACCGAAGAGTTTGGCTTTACTCCGAATGCGAAAACATATTATTTGACATTGGAGGCGCTTTGTAAGCGGTCGTTTATGGATTGGGCATGCTCTGTATGTGAAAAAATGCTTAAGAGTGGTGTGTTGCCAGAGGGAGAACAGATTGGTAACATTATAACTTGGTTTTGTAAGGAAGGGAAGGCTGAAGAGGCTTACTCAGTTTACGAAATGGCCAAGACGAAAGAGAAATTCCCACCTCCTAGATCTGTGGCTACTCTGATAAGTGCTCTTTCCAAGAACAATGGGACTATTACGTTTGCTCAGGAGTTGTTGGGTGATTTGTCTGGAGAAGCTAGGCGACAAGGGATCAAACCATTTTCTGATGTTATCCATAGTTTATGCAGGATGAGAAATGTTAAAGACGCTAAATCTTTGCTTTTGGATATGATTTCTAAAGGGCCTGCTCCTGGGAATGCGGTTTTCAATTTGATTGTCCATGCTTGTTCGAGAAGTGGAGACCTggatgaagcaaaagaggttTTGAAGTTGATGGAGAGTAGAGGTTTGAAACCAGATGTGTACACATACACTGTCATCATTAGCGGTTATGCTAAAGGAGGGCTGATGAGCGAAGCTCAAGAGATTCTCGCAGAGGCGAAGAAGAAGCATAAGAAGCTTAGTCCTGTGACATATCACGCACTTATCCGAGGCTATTGCAAGATTGAAGAATATGACGAAGCTCTGGAACTTTTGAAAGAAATGGATCGTTTTGGGGTGCAGCCTAATGCTGATGAGTACAATAAGCTGATACAATCATTTTGCCTGAAAGCTTTGGATTGGGAAAAAGCAGAGATGCTCTTTGAGGAGATGAAGCAGAAAGGCTTGCACTTGAATGCGATTACTCAGGGGCTTATAAGGGCGGTTAAAGAGATGGAATCTGAAGCTAAGGTAACGGAAAATGAAAACTTACTTGCTGAAGCATAG